The window TCCAGTGGCTCGCGTCAAGTTCGAGAACGGCATGGAGAAGCTCATTATCGCTCCCGAGGGAATCCTCGTCGGTGAGGAGATTGCCATAGGGCCGAACGCTCCAATCAAGATAGGCAACACCCTCCCGCTTGCCATGATACCAGAGGGAAGCTATGTCTATGACATAGAGGGAACCCCTGGAGACGGCGGTAAGTACGTTCGCGCTGGCGGTGTCTACGCCCTCGTCGTCAGCAGGGAGAAGGACAAGGTCATCGTCCAGCTCCCGAGCGGCGAGCTCAAGCAGTTCAACCCAATGTGCAGGGCCACCATTGGTGTCGTTGCAGGTGGTGGTAGGCTCGAGAAGCCTATCGTCAAGGCAGGAAAGGCATACTACATCGCCAAGGCGAGGAACAGGTTCTGGCCGAAGCCGAGGGGTGTCAAGATGAACGCCGTCAACCACCCACACGGTGGTAAGGAGCACCACATCGGAAGGCCAAGCACCGTTTCGAGGCGCGCTCCGCCTGGAAGGAAGGTCGGTCACATAGCCGCGAGAAGAACTGGTAGGAGGAAGTGAAGATGGCGAGAAAGAAGGAGTTTAGGTATAGGGGTTACACCTTCGAGGAACTGCTCAACATGTCACTTGAGGACTTTGCTAAGCTCCTCCCTGCGAGGCAGAGGAGGAGCCTTAAGAGGGGTCTCAGCCCCGAGCAGAAGAAGCTCCTCAGGAAGATCAGGCTTGCTAAGAAGGGCAAGTACAACAAGCCCATCAGGACCCACAGCAGGGACATGGTCATCCTTCCAGAGATGGTCGGCATGACCATTCACGTCTACAACGGAAAGGAATTCGTTCCAGTCGAGATTAAGGAGGAGATGATAGGCCACTACCTCGGTGAGTTTGCCCTCACGAGGAAGATCGTCCAGCACGGCTCGCCTGGTGTCGGTGCAACCAGGTCATCGATGTTCGTGGCCATCAAGTGAGGTGGTTTAGATGAGCAGGGGCAGGTTTTCCTACTCATTCCAAAATTTTGACCCCGAGAGGATGGCTCGTGCGAGCGGAAGGGACCTCAGGATTTCCCCGAAGCACAGCGTTGAGCTCCTGAGGGAGATAAAGGGCATGATGCTCAACGATGCACTCAAGTACCTTGACGACGTTATTGCCCTCAAGAGGCCGGTTCCAATGAGGCGCTTCAACGACAGCCAGGGTCACAAGCCGGGCAAGGGCTTCGGTCCAGGTCGCTACCCGGTCAAGGTCGCCAAGGCCGTTAAGAAAGTCCTCCTCAACGCCAAGAACAACGCAGAGCAGAAGGGTCTTGACCCGGACAGGCTCAAGATAATCCACGCTGCTGCCCACAGGGGACCAGTGCTCCGCGGATACATCCCGAGGGCCTTCGGAAGGGCCACACCGTTCAACGAGCAGACCACCCATATCGAGATAGTCGTTGAGGAGATTAGGAGGTGAGACGTTTGGCGATCGAGAGATACTTCATCAAGGAAGGCGTTAGGGAGATGCTCATCGACGAGTACCTTGAGAAGGAGCTTAGGCGCGCCGGTTATGGTGGTATAGACATCAAGAAGACCCCGCTCGGAACTAAGGTCATCATCTTCGCCGCCAACCCCGGTTATGTCATCGGAAGGGGCGGCAGGCGCATTAGGGAGCTCACCAGGATCCTTGAGAGGCAGTTTGGCCTCGAGAACCCGCAGATCGAGGTCGAGGAGATCAAGAACCCCTACCTCAACGCCAAGGTTCAGGCAGTCAGGCTCGCCCAGGCCCTTGAGAGGGGCGTCCACTTCAGGAGGGCAGCCTACGCTGCTATAAGGGCCATTATGAGAAACGGCGCTAGGGGCGTCGAGATAAGGATCAGCGGCAAACTCACCGGAGAGAGGGCCAAGAGTGTCAGGTTCTATCAGGGTTACCTTGCTAAGGTCGGAAACCCTGCCGAGACCCTCGTCAGCAAGGGTTATGCCCAGGCCCTGCTCAAGCTCGGCGTCATAGGTGTCAAGGTCTCCATCATGCCGCCCGACGCCAAGCTCCCGGACGAGATTGAGGTCATCGAGAAGCCCATCCAGGAAGAAGAGGTGAGTGAAGAATGAAGCCGAGCGAGATTAGAGAGATGAGCATTGAGGAGATCGACAAGAAGATTAGGGAGCTCCGCCTCGAGCTTGCCAAGGAGAGGGCTGTGCTCACCATGGGGGCCTCTCTTGAGAACCCCATGGTCATCCGCAACATCAGGCGCGATATCGCGCGCCTGCTTACCATAAAGAAAGAGAAGCTTAGGGAGAAAAGGTGATGGTTAGTGCCTAGGATTGTTAACCCTCTGGATGAGATGCTCTTTAAGGAGGTCCTGAAAGAGCAGCAGAGGATTAGAGTTTACATAGAGAAGGCCCGCTACGGAAAGCTTAAAACCATAATCGAGGGCATAGACGAGAAGGAGTTTGACCTCGAGGATATAGCCAAAAAGCTGAAGGCGAAGCTGGCATGCGGCGGAACGGTAAAGAAGGGAAGGATAGAGCTCCAGGGAGACCACAGAGAAAAGGTCAAGAAGTTGCTAGCAGACCTTGGATTTTCAGAGGACTTGATAGAAATCGAGTAACGGCGAAAAACATCCTCTGGCACGAGCTCATAGGGCTAAAAGCAAAAATTATAAGGGCATCTCATCCAGAGCTGGTTGGCATTGAGGGCTATGTCCTTGATGAGACGAGGAACACCCTCACCATATGCGGTGAGAGGGTCTGGGTTATCCCGAAGGATGTGGTGGAGCTCGAGTTTGAGGTTGGCGATAAAAGAATCCGGATCAACGGAAGGGAATTGATTGGAAGACCCGAGATGAGATTGAAGAAGAGGTGGAGACGATGAGAGAGATTGGATTGAAGATTCAGCCTCCCGCTGAGAAGTGTGATGACCCGCACTGCCCCTGGCACGGGAACCTCAAGATACACGGCAGATACTTTGAGGGCATCGTCATCAGCGACAAGCCCAAGAGGACCGTTACCGTTGAGAGGCAGCACTACCACTACCTCAAGAAGTACGAGAGGTATGAGCTAAGGAGGAGCAGGATACACGCACACAACCCACCGTGCATCAACGCCAAGCCCGGCGACAAGGTCCTCATTGCTGAGACCAGGCCGCTTAGCAAGACCAAGAGCTTCGTAGTCGTTGGCATACTTCAGAGGGCAGAGGAGAGGTGATAACAATGGCTAAGAAGGGTGCAGGTGCTACGAGAGGTATTAGTCCCGTCAGGCCGACCCGCGCTCTGCCAATCGGCGCCTACCTCAAGGTCGCCGACAACAGCGGCGCCAAGCTCATCCAGATAATTGGTGTTGTTGGTTACAAGGGAACCAGGAGGAGGCTTGCCAGTGCCGGCGTCGGCGACATGGTCGTCGCCACCGTCAAGAAGGGAAGGCCGGACATAAGGCACCAGGTCGTTAGGGCAGTTGTTGTCAGGCAGAGAAAGGAGTACAGAAGGCTCGATGGCATGCGCGTTAAGTTTGAGGACAACGCTGCTGCGATAGTCACCCCCGAGGGTGTTCCGAGGGGAACCGAGATCAGGGGTGCCATAGCTAGGGAGGCCGCCGAGAGGTGGGTTAGGCTCGGTAGCATAGCGAGCATTGTGTTGTGAGGTGAGAAGGATGAAGTTGGATACCAGGCAGCCGAGGAAGCAGAGGAAGTTCCTTTACAACGCTCCCCTTCACCTTAGGAGCAAGATAATGAGCGCCACCCTGAGCAAGGAGCTCAGGCAGAAGTACGGCGTGAGGAGCCTTCCGATAAGGGAGGGCGACAAGGTCAAAATCATGCGCGGCGACTACAAGGGCAAGGAAGGAAAGGTCGTTGAGGTTAACCTCAAGAGGTACAGGATCTATGTCGAGGGCGTTACCCAAAAGAAGGTCGACGGTACCGAGGTCTTCTACCCGGTTCACCCGTCGAACGTTATGATAGTCGAGCTCAACCTCAAGGACGAGGAGAGGGAGAAGATAATTGAGAGGAGGGCTGGTTGATGGCGAGGAAAGGCGCTAAGAGGCACCTTAAGAGGCTTGCCGCTCCAAATCAGTGGTATATTGAGAGGAAGGCCTACAAGTGGGCTGTCAGGCCAAGGCCCGGTCCGCACAGCATGAAGACCTCCATTCCGCTGCTTTATATCGTCAGGGACTACCTTGGCTATGCCAAGACCGCTCGTGAGGCTAGGAAGATACTCAACGAGGGCAAGATACTCGTTGACGGCCGTGTTAGGAAGGACTACAAGTTCCCGGTCGGTATAATGGACGTCGTTTCCATCCCCGAGACTGGTGAGCACTACAGGGTTCTTCCGAACAGGATTGGCAAGCTCATACTCCACCCAATAACTGAGAAGGAGGCCAACATAAAGCCTCTTAGGATCAGCAACAAGAGAATGGTTAAGGGAGCCAAGGTTCAGCTCAACCTTCACGACGGAAGCAACCACCTCGTTGCCTTCAGCGAGAAGGACAGGTTCATGACCGCCTACACTGTTCTCATGAAGGTTCCGGAGAGGGAGATAATCGAGGTCATCCCCTTCGAGGTCGGTGCCTACGTCTTCGTTACCCAGGGTAAGAACGTCGCAAGGAAAGGTAAGGTCGTCGAGGTCAGGCAGTTCCCAATGGGATGGCCGGATGTCGTCACCATCGAGGACGAGAACGGCGAGCTCTTTGACACCCTGAAGGAGTACGCCTTCGTGGTTGGAAAGGACAAGCCGGAGATTTCCCTTCCGTGAGGTGAGATGAGATGCAGATCAACAGAGAGGCCATACTTGCTGACTGGGAAGCTCACCCCATGAGGAAGCCCAGGATTGCGAAGGTCACCATAAACATTGGAGTTGGCGAGAGCGGTGAGAGGCTTACCAAGGCCGAGACCATGCTCGAGCAGCTCGTCGGCCAGAAGCCGATAAGGAGGCACGCGAAGCAGACCAACAAGGACTTCGGAATTAGACGCGGCGAGCCTATCGCTGTGAAGGTCACCCTCAGGGGTAAGAAGGCTGAAGAGATGCTCAGGAGGCTCCTCGCTGCGGTCGACAACAAGCTCAAGGCGAGCAACTTTGACGAGCATGGCAACTTCTGCTTCGGTATAGATGAGCACATCAACATCCCGGGCGTCGAGTACGACCCTGAGATAGGCATCTTTGGTATGGACGTCTGCGTTACTCTTGAGAGGCCTGGATTCAGGGTTGCCAAGAGGAAGAGGCAGAGGAAGAAGATACCGAACAGGCACAAGCTGACCAAGGAAGAGGGTATCGTCTTCGCTATGGAAGAGTTTAACGTCCAGGTGGAGGGATTGTGAGATGGCGAAGGCTGACTACAACAAGAGGAAGCCGAGGAAGTTTGGGAAGGGCGCCAGGAGATGCGTCCGCTGCGGACAGTACGGCCCAATCATCAGGATCCACGGCTTGATGCTCTGCAGGCACTGCTTTAGAGAGATAGCCCCCAAGCTGGGCTTTAAGAAGTACGAGTGAGGTGAGAGGAGATGACTTTGCTTGACCCGCTGGCTAACGCTCTCTCCCACATAACCAACAGCGAGAGGGTCGGAAAAAAGGAGGTTTACATAAAGCCAGCCTCCAAGCTCATTGGAGAGGTCCTCAGGGTTATGCAGGAGAACGGCTACATAGGTGAGTTCGAGTTCATCGACGACGGAAGGGCCGGTATCTACAGGGTGCAGCTCATAGGCAAGATAAACAAGGCCGGTGCGATAAAGCCAAGGTTCCCGGTCAAGGCGAGGGAGTACGAGGCCTGGGAGAAGAGGTTCCTTCCGGCTTTCGAGTTCGGTATCCTCATCGTCTCGACCTCCCAGGGCGTCATGACCCACAAAGAGGCCATAGAGAAGGGAATCGGCGGAAGGCTGATAGCCTACGTCTACTGAGGTGAGAGAGATGCCGATAGACGCGTGGGTAAGGGAAGAGGTTGAGATTCCAGAGGGAGTCGAGGTCACCATCGAGAGGAACGTCGTTAAGGTCAGGGGCCCGAAGGGCGAGCTCGAGAGGGAGCTCAAGTACCCGGGCGTTCAGATATTCACCGAGGACGGCAAGGTTGTCATTTACAAGGAGTTCCCGAGAAAGAAGGACATTGCCATAGCGAGAACCTTCAAGGCCCATATAGCCAACATGATCAAGGGCGTCACTGAAGGCTTCACTTACAAGCTCAAAGTCGTTTACAGCCACTTCCCCATGACTGTCAAGGTTCAGGGCGACGAGGTCGTCATCGAGAACTTCCTCGGTGAGAAGAATCCGAGGAGGGCCAAGATACTGCCCGGTGTTACCGTCAAGGTCATGGGTTCAGAGGTCATCGTCGAGGGCATTGATAAGGAAGCAGTTGGCCAGACTGCCGCAAACATCGAGCAGGCCACCAGGATAACCAAGTGGGATAGGAGAGTCTTCCAGGACGGTATCTACATAGTTGAGAAGGCGGGTAAGCCGATAAAGTTCTGAGGTGTGAGAAATGAACGAGAAAGCGAGACTCCTTAGGATTAGGGCCAGGCTCAAGAGGAAGAAGCCCAGGTTCCTCAGGCAGGAGTGGTGGCGCTATCCGAAGTTCAAGAACGACCCCAAGTGGCGCAGGCCTAAGGGTATTGACAGCAAGATGAGGCTCAAGAAGAAGGGTAAGGCCCGCTCACCGAGCATAGGCTGGAGCTCACCGAGGCTCGTCCGCGGGCTCCACCCGAGCGGCTACGAGGAAGTCCTTGTCCACAACGTCAAGGAGCTTGAAGCAATTGACCCTGCCAGGCAGGCTGCCAGGATAGCGAGGACCGTCGGCGCGAGGAAGAGAGAGATGATACTTGCCAGGGCCAAGGAGCTTGGTGTGAAGGTACTCAACCCGTGAGGTGAGACTGATGCTCAAGATGCAGAGAAGGATTGCCGCTGACATTTTGAAGTGCGGTGAGAACAGGGTCTGGATCGACCCTGAGAGGATTGATGACGTCGCCGCTGCCATCACGAGGGAGGACATCAAGAGGCTCATCAACGATGGCGTCATAAAGAAGAAGCCCATCAAGGGCCAGAGCAGGGCTAGGGCAAGGGCCTACCAGGAGGCCAGGAAGAAGGGCCGCCACAGGGGCCCGGGAAGCAGGAAGGGTAAGAAGACCGCCAGGATGGGCAAGAAGGAGCGCTGGATGATGACCATCCGCGCCCTCAGGAAGGAACTCAGGAAGCTTAAGGCCGAGGGCAAGATAGACGAACACACCTACAGGAGGCTGTACATCAGGGCCAAGGGTGGCCAGTTCAAGAACAAGAGGCAGCTTTACCTGTTCATGCAGGAGCACGGCATACTGAAGGAGTGAGGTGAGAGAGATGGCGCACGGACCGAGGTATAGGGTTCCGTTCAGGAGAAGGAGAGAGGGTAAGACTAACTATCACAAGAGGCTTGCCCTCCTCAAGTCGGGCAAGCCAAGGCTCGTCGTTAGGAAGAGCCTTAACCACCACATAGCTCAGATCGTCGTTTACGACCCTAAGGGTGACAAGACTATCGTCTCTGCTCACACGAGGGAACTCATGAGGGACTTTGGTTGGAAGGGCCATGGAGGAAACACCCCGAGTGCCTACCTTCTCGGCCTGCTTATAGGCTACAAGGCCAAGAAGGCTGGCATTGATGAGGCAATCCTTGACATAGGCCTGCACCCACCGACCAGGGGTTCGAGCGTCTTTGCCGTCCTCAAGGGTGCTGTTGACGCTGGCCTCAACGTCCCACACAGCGAGGAGATATATCCAGAGGACTACAGGATAACTGGCGAGCACATCGCCAACTACGCCAAGGCCCTCAAGGAAGAGGATGAGGGGAAGTACAGGAAGCAGTTCAGCAGCTACCTTGTCAAGGGCCTCGAGCCCGAGAAGCTTCCCGAGCACTTTGAGGAAGTCAAGGCGAGAATAATCGAAAAGTTTGAGGAGGCGAGAGAATGAGCGACCCGAGGGAGATCGCCCAGAGGGTTTTGGAGGAGTGGCAGCCGAGGACCAAGCTCGGCATGCTCGTCAAGGAGGGTCAGATAACTGACATTCACGAGATCTTTAGGAGGGGCTACCAGATCAAGGAGCCCGAGATCGTTGACGTCCTCCTTCCAGAGGTCAACCTCAGGGAGAACCAGGAAGTGCTCGACATAGCCCTTACCGTCAGGATGACTGACAGTGGCAGGAGGATCCGCTTCAGGGTTCTTGCTGCGGTGGGCAACAGGGACGGCTACGTTGGCCTTGGAATTGGGCATGGCAAGGAGGTTGGAATAGCCATCAGAAAGGCCATCAACTATGCCAAGATGAACATCATCGAAATCAAGCGCGGTTGCGGTTCCTGGGAGTGCAGGTGTAGGAGGCCGCACTCAATCCCGTTCGCCGTCGAGGGCAAGGAAGGAAGCGTCCGCGTCAAGCTCATGCCCGGACCGCGTGGCCTTGGACTGGTCATTGGTGACGTTGGCAAGAAGATACTCAGTCTCGCTGGTGTTCAGGACGTCTGGTCCCAGACCCTCGGTGAGACTAGGACTACCGTTAACTTCGCCAAGGCAGTCTTCAACGCGCTCTACAACACCAACAGGGTTGCCATCAAGCCCGGCATGATTGAGAAGTACGGTATCGTCGTCGGAAGGGAGATGGCGACGAGCTTCGAGCTGGAGTGAGGTGAGAGAGAATGGCAAAGCTCGCACTCATCAGGCTTAGGAGCGGAATCAGGGCGAGGGGAGAGGTTAGGGACACCCTCGCCATGCTCCGCCTCCACAGGATAAACCACCTCGTCCTCATCGACGACACCCCGAGCTACAAGGGAATGGTTCAGAAGGTTAAGGACTACATAACCTGGGGCGAGATTGATGCAGAGACCCTCGCCAAGCTCATCAGGAAGAGGGGCAGGCTCATCGGCAACAAGCCGGTTACTGACGACTACGTCAAGGAGAAGCTTGGAATGACCATTGAGGAGTTTGCCCAGAAGGTCGTCAGTGGAGAGATGAAGCTCACCGACCTGCCGAACATCAAGCCGGTCTTCAGGCTCCACCCGCCGAGGGGCGGCCTCAAGGGTAGCAAGAAGCGCTCCTTCAAGGAGGGCGGAGCACTCGGCTACCGCGGCGAGAAGATAAACGAGCTCATTGAGAGAATGCTCTGAGGTGGCGAGAGATGATAAGGAGGAAGAAGAAGGTTAGGAAGCTCCGCGGAAGTCACACTCATGGATGGGGCTGCAAGAAGAAGCACAGAGGTGGAGGAAGCAAGGGCGGTAGAGGAATGGCAGGCACCGGTAAGAGGAAGAACACCAAGTGGACTTGGACCATTAAGTATGCTCCTGATCACCTCGGCAAGAGGGGCTTCCACAGGCCTAAGGCTGTTCAGTACACTCCCAAGACCATAAACCTCAACGAGATCGACGAGAACCTCCCGCTCTTCCTCGATATAGGCGTTGCCTACGAGGAGGAGGGGAAGATCATCGTCGACACCACCCAGCTCGGCGTCGACAAGGTTCTTGGAACTGGAAAGCTCACCAGGCCCCTTGTCATCAAGGCCTACTACGTCACCCCCAAAGCCGAGGACAAGATTAAGGCCGCTGGCGGCGAGGTTCTCCTCGCCTGATTTCCATTTAATTTAACTTTTGGCGGGTGTTACTCATGGGGCTCAGAAACGTAGTGTTCGCGATTGAGAGGTACTTCCCAGAGGTTGAGCGGCCTAAAAGACACATTCCGCTCAAGGAGAAGTTCATGTGGACCGCCATTGTTCTGCTGCTGTACTTCGTTCTCGCGGAAATTCCGCTCTACGGAATCCCGCAGCAGATCCAGGACTACTTCGCCACGCTCAGGTTCGTCCTTGCCGGTAGAAGCGGTTCTCTTTTGACGCTGGGTATAGGCCCAATCGTCACCGCGAGCATAATCATGCAGCTTCTCGTCGGTTCCGAGATAATTCACCTTGATCTCTCAAATCATGAGGATAGGAGGTTTTACCAGGCAGCTCAAAAGCTGTTCGCTGTATTCATGAGCTTCTTCGAGTCGGCAATATACGTCTTTGCCGGCGCTTTCGGTAAGGTTGACACCAGCCTTGGTGCCTTCCAGACAGTCCAGACTCCGGGAGGCGCGGCTTACATAGGAATAGGGCTCGCCATACTGATACTTCTCCAGCTGGGATTTGCCTCGGTGATGCTCATCCTCCTCGATGAGCTTGTCAGTAAGTGGGGTATAGGTAGCGGTATCAGCCTCTTCATCGCCGCGGGAGTTTCACAGACAGTTATCGTCAAGGCTCTCAACCCTATGACTACTGCTGAATACATTGATCCAGTAACTGGCGGGCCGGCCATAGTTGGTGCTGTGCCTGCGTTTATCCAGCACTTGTTCTACGGTGATGTTACCGGAGCCCTATACAGGGGAACGCTACCAGACATGATGGACCTGCTGGCAACCATAGTTGTATTCCTAGTCGTCGTCTATCTAGAGAGCATGCGCGTTGAGATCCCGCTCAGCTATGGAAGGGTTACCGTTCGTGGAAGGTATCCGATAAGGTTCATGTACGTCAGCAACATTCCGATAATCCTGACGTTTGCTCTCTACGCTAACATACAGCTCTGGGCCAGGCTCCTCAACAACTTTGGCTACACTTGGCTTGGAACCTTCGATGCCAATGGGTATCCCATAAGCGGATTTGTCACATATCTCTACCCACCAAGGGACATCTACCACGTCATAGCAGATCCAACGAGGGCACTAGTTTACGCCCTAATGACAATATTCTGGTCGATAATCTTTGGTTTCTTGTGGGTAGAGCTCACCGGCCTAGAC of the Thermococcus onnurineus NA1 genome contains:
- a CDS encoding 50S ribosomal protein L2 encodes the protein MGKSLIQQRRGKGTTTFRAPSHRYRGAVRYVPLNLTKEKTLVGKVVEILHDPGRTAPVARVKFENGMEKLIIAPEGILVGEEIAIGPNAPIKIGNTLPLAMIPEGSYVYDIEGTPGDGGKYVRAGGVYALVVSREKDKVIVQLPSGELKQFNPMCRATIGVVAGGGRLEKPIVKAGKAYYIAKARNRFWPKPRGVKMNAVNHPHGGKEHHIGRPSTVSRRAPPGRKVGHIAARRTGRRK
- a CDS encoding 30S ribosomal protein S19 — encoded protein: MARKKEFRYRGYTFEELLNMSLEDFAKLLPARQRRSLKRGLSPEQKKLLRKIRLAKKGKYNKPIRTHSRDMVILPEMVGMTIHVYNGKEFVPVEIKEEMIGHYLGEFALTRKIVQHGSPGVGATRSSMFVAIK
- the rplV gene encoding 50S ribosomal protein L22, translating into MSRGRFSYSFQNFDPERMARASGRDLRISPKHSVELLREIKGMMLNDALKYLDDVIALKRPVPMRRFNDSQGHKPGKGFGPGRYPVKVAKAVKKVLLNAKNNAEQKGLDPDRLKIIHAAAHRGPVLRGYIPRAFGRATPFNEQTTHIEIVVEEIRR
- the rpsC gene encoding 30S ribosomal protein S3 → MAIERYFIKEGVREMLIDEYLEKELRRAGYGGIDIKKTPLGTKVIIFAANPGYVIGRGGRRIRELTRILERQFGLENPQIEVEEIKNPYLNAKVQAVRLAQALERGVHFRRAAYAAIRAIMRNGARGVEIRISGKLTGERAKSVRFYQGYLAKVGNPAETLVSKGYAQALLKLGVIGVKVSIMPPDAKLPDEIEVIEKPIQEEEVSEE
- the rpmC gene encoding 50S ribosomal protein L29: MKPSEIREMSIEEIDKKIRELRLELAKERAVLTMGASLENPMVIRNIRRDIARLLTIKKEKLREKR
- the yciH gene encoding stress response translation initiation inhibitor YciH; amino-acid sequence: MLFKEVLKEQQRIRVYIEKARYGKLKTIIEGIDEKEFDLEDIAKKLKAKLACGGTVKKGRIELQGDHREKVKKLLADLGFSEDLIEIE
- a CDS encoding ribonuclease P protein component 1, which translates into the protein MRRNGKEGKDRAPGRPQRKGQEVASRPWIFRGLDRNRVTAKNILWHELIGLKAKIIRASHPELVGIEGYVLDETRNTLTICGERVWVIPKDVVELEFEVGDKRIRINGRELIGRPEMRLKKRWRR
- a CDS encoding 30S ribosomal protein S17; the protein is MREIGLKIQPPAEKCDDPHCPWHGNLKIHGRYFEGIVISDKPKRTVTVERQHYHYLKKYERYELRRSRIHAHNPPCINAKPGDKVLIAETRPLSKTKSFVVVGILQRAEER
- a CDS encoding 50S ribosomal protein L14; translation: MAKKGAGATRGISPVRPTRALPIGAYLKVADNSGAKLIQIIGVVGYKGTRRRLASAGVGDMVVATVKKGRPDIRHQVVRAVVVRQRKEYRRLDGMRVKFEDNAAAIVTPEGVPRGTEIRGAIAREAAERWVRLGSIASIVL
- the rplX gene encoding 50S ribosomal protein L24, encoding MKLDTRQPRKQRKFLYNAPLHLRSKIMSATLSKELRQKYGVRSLPIREGDKVKIMRGDYKGKEGKVVEVNLKRYRIYVEGVTQKKVDGTEVFYPVHPSNVMIVELNLKDEEREKIIERRAG
- a CDS encoding 30S ribosomal protein S4e; the protein is MARKGAKRHLKRLAAPNQWYIERKAYKWAVRPRPGPHSMKTSIPLLYIVRDYLGYAKTAREARKILNEGKILVDGRVRKDYKFPVGIMDVVSIPETGEHYRVLPNRIGKLILHPITEKEANIKPLRISNKRMVKGAKVQLNLHDGSNHLVAFSEKDRFMTAYTVLMKVPEREIIEVIPFEVGAYVFVTQGKNVARKGKVVEVRQFPMGWPDVVTIEDENGELFDTLKEYAFVVGKDKPEISLP
- a CDS encoding 50S ribosomal protein L5 is translated as MQINREAILADWEAHPMRKPRIAKVTINIGVGESGERLTKAETMLEQLVGQKPIRRHAKQTNKDFGIRRGEPIAVKVTLRGKKAEEMLRRLLAAVDNKLKASNFDEHGNFCFGIDEHINIPGVEYDPEIGIFGMDVCVTLERPGFRVAKRKRQRKKIPNRHKLTKEEGIVFAMEEFNVQVEGL
- a CDS encoding 30S ribosomal protein S14, whose translation is MAKADYNKRKPRKFGKGARRCVRCGQYGPIIRIHGLMLCRHCFREIAPKLGFKKYE
- a CDS encoding 30S ribosomal protein S8 yields the protein MTLLDPLANALSHITNSERVGKKEVYIKPASKLIGEVLRVMQENGYIGEFEFIDDGRAGIYRVQLIGKINKAGAIKPRFPVKAREYEAWEKRFLPAFEFGILIVSTSQGVMTHKEAIEKGIGGRLIAYVY
- a CDS encoding 50S ribosomal protein L6 → MPIDAWVREEVEIPEGVEVTIERNVVKVRGPKGELERELKYPGVQIFTEDGKVVIYKEFPRKKDIAIARTFKAHIANMIKGVTEGFTYKLKVVYSHFPMTVKVQGDEVVIENFLGEKNPRRAKILPGVTVKVMGSEVIVEGIDKEAVGQTAANIEQATRITKWDRRVFQDGIYIVEKAGKPIKF
- a CDS encoding 50S ribosomal protein L32e, with the protein product MNEKARLLRIRARLKRKKPRFLRQEWWRYPKFKNDPKWRRPKGIDSKMRLKKKGKARSPSIGWSSPRLVRGLHPSGYEEVLVHNVKELEAIDPARQAARIARTVGARKREMILARAKELGVKVLNP
- a CDS encoding 50S ribosomal protein L19e, with amino-acid sequence MLKMQRRIAADILKCGENRVWIDPERIDDVAAAITREDIKRLINDGVIKKKPIKGQSRARARAYQEARKKGRHRGPGSRKGKKTARMGKKERWMMTIRALRKELRKLKAEGKIDEHTYRRLYIRAKGGQFKNKRQLYLFMQEHGILKE
- a CDS encoding 50S ribosomal protein L18, with amino-acid sequence MAHGPRYRVPFRRRREGKTNYHKRLALLKSGKPRLVVRKSLNHHIAQIVVYDPKGDKTIVSAHTRELMRDFGWKGHGGNTPSAYLLGLLIGYKAKKAGIDEAILDIGLHPPTRGSSVFAVLKGAVDAGLNVPHSEEIYPEDYRITGEHIANYAKALKEEDEGKYRKQFSSYLVKGLEPEKLPEHFEEVKARIIEKFEEARE
- the rpsE gene encoding 30S ribosomal protein S5; translated protein: MSDPREIAQRVLEEWQPRTKLGMLVKEGQITDIHEIFRRGYQIKEPEIVDVLLPEVNLRENQEVLDIALTVRMTDSGRRIRFRVLAAVGNRDGYVGLGIGHGKEVGIAIRKAINYAKMNIIEIKRGCGSWECRCRRPHSIPFAVEGKEGSVRVKLMPGPRGLGLVIGDVGKKILSLAGVQDVWSQTLGETRTTVNFAKAVFNALYNTNRVAIKPGMIEKYGIVVGREMATSFELE
- a CDS encoding 50S ribosomal protein L30 encodes the protein MAKLALIRLRSGIRARGEVRDTLAMLRLHRINHLVLIDDTPSYKGMVQKVKDYITWGEIDAETLAKLIRKRGRLIGNKPVTDDYVKEKLGMTIEEFAQKVVSGEMKLTDLPNIKPVFRLHPPRGGLKGSKKRSFKEGGALGYRGEKINELIERML
- a CDS encoding uL15 family ribosomal protein; this translates as MIRRKKKVRKLRGSHTHGWGCKKKHRGGGSKGGRGMAGTGKRKNTKWTWTIKYAPDHLGKRGFHRPKAVQYTPKTINLNEIDENLPLFLDIGVAYEEEGKIIVDTTQLGVDKVLGTGKLTRPLVIKAYYVTPKAEDKIKAAGGEVLLA
- the secY gene encoding preprotein translocase subunit SecY, producing MGLRNVVFAIERYFPEVERPKRHIPLKEKFMWTAIVLLLYFVLAEIPLYGIPQQIQDYFATLRFVLAGRSGSLLTLGIGPIVTASIIMQLLVGSEIIHLDLSNHEDRRFYQAAQKLFAVFMSFFESAIYVFAGAFGKVDTSLGAFQTVQTPGGAAYIGIGLAILILLQLGFASVMLILLDELVSKWGIGSGISLFIAAGVSQTVIVKALNPMTTAEYIDPVTGGPAIVGAVPAFIQHLFYGDVTGALYRGTLPDMMDLLATIVVFLVVVYLESMRVEIPLSYGRVTVRGRYPIRFMYVSNIPIILTFALYANIQLWARLLNNFGYTWLGTFDANGYPISGFVTYLYPPRDIYHVIADPTRALVYALMTIFWSIIFGFLWVELTGLDAKSIARQLQSAGLQIPGFRRDPRILERVLNRYIPYVTFLGSFTLALVAVLADFLGALGTGTGILLTVGILYRFYEEIAREQATEMFPALRKFFAK